The genomic interval TTTGTGGGATTGTGCCGCCAAATCCAGGACCGTTGGCAAGTATGCACTTTTCATGGTTGTGTTAATAACCCCCATAAAGTTGTAGGACTGGGGGGCCCTGTTTTAGAAgtgagggtcccagtggtcagacctccACCAAACTAACTTGTATTACCTatccccccataaacagtgcaagTTTAGAGCCCCCATAAACGGTGCCAAAAGTATGCTCCCCTATAAACCGtgccagtatagtgcccccataaacagtgccaaaattactcccctataaacagtgccaaaTGTATgctcccctataaacagtgctagCAGAGTGCCCCCCATTAACAGTGCACGTGGAGTGTcctccataaacagtgccaggaaAGTGCTCCCTCCATAAACAGTGGCAATAGAgtacccccataaacagtgccaattGGGTGTCCCTCCATAAACAGTTCCAGCATAGTGCCCCTCCATAAATACTAATAGCGCAGTGCCTACAATAAATATGGTCCCCCCTTTTAGCCATAGGCAGTGCCAAAAGAGTGACCCCCACCTATCAACCATACTAGAAATTTTTTCCCCCGTTAACAGTGTTAGCAGTGTgctcccccataaacagtgcccgtAGGGtgccccccataaacagtgcccgtAGGGTGCCCATCAGTGCCAGGAAAGTGAAACAGTGCGAGGAAAGTGCCCCCTATAAACCGTGCCAGAATAGTgctcccccataaacagtgccaataGAGTACCCCCCATAAACAGTTTCAATACAGTACCCTCCATAAACAGTGACAGAAAAGTGCCCCTCCATAAACAGTAGTGTCCCAATAAATAGGGTGCCCcattttagcaatcagtgggggcTCCTGTGGTCACTGGTGACATATGTTAATGATtgggatacccctttaagttgATATGTTGTATTTTGTTCTGTTTGcttatttccagaaacagcgccactctagtCCACAGGCTTTCTCTGGTAatacagctcagccccattcagttgtatggggctgagctgcaataccagacacaacctatggacaggggtggcgctgtttctaggaagaaaaaaaaaaaagctgaacctTATTTCTGATcgtagacaactcctttaatacgGTACTGATACATTAATGCCAATgaagtagattgtcagctctgtagTCAAGGGGGTATGTTGGttctttttattttgcaaaaaaacccacaaaaaatgaTATTTCTAAATGAGCAGGAAAGATGTGACCCCTTCATCGTGATATTTATGGTAAAATATTCCATATTCTGCTGGATGATCAGAGGACGGCGGGAAACGTTGATGATTAGAAGACGAAAACTTGTTAATTGTTGGTGATAATAATCTGTATATTTCTCTTACGGCAACGCGGGGACGATATTGTAAAATCCGCCGTTGTGGTATGAACTCGCGAGGAGCTCGTGTTTTCATGTCAATTTCTGTGAAACGGGGAATAAAGTTTTTCTTGTATGCGGAAAATGAAAtttcttcttaaagggaacccgcGCGTTAAATACTATGGTGGCCGCAGGTGGTTACTTTACTCAGCGCCATACTTGACTACTTTTAGGAATCGTTTTCAGGGAGACTTGTGTTGCAGCTCACAAAGACCAGGCCACATCCATAACGTCAGAATGCCTCCATTAATAGTGGCAGCGGAGtgacccctataaacagtgccccTTTATAAACAGTGTCAGCAGAGTGGCCCATAACAATGCTACCAGAGTGCCCCTTAAACAAAGCCAGCAGAGTACCCCTAATTAACAATGGCAGCAAATTGCCCCTTCATAAACATTACCAGAAGAGTGCCCCTACAAACAATTTCAGCAGTGCCCCAATAAACAGCAAGCAAAGAAtccacataaacagtgccagacaaagtacccacataaacagtgccagaaaagtatccacataaacagtgccagaaaagtacccacataaacagtgccagaaaaagtacccacataaacagtgccagaaaaagtacccacataaacagtgccagaaaaagtacccacataaacagtgccagaaaaagtacccacataaacagtgccagaaaaagtacccacataaacagtgccagaaaagtacccacataaacagtgccagaaaaagtacccacataaacagtgccagaaaaagtacccacataaacagtgccagaaaaaatacccacataaacagtgccagaaaaaatacccacataaacagtgccagaaaaaGTACctatataaacagtgccagaaaaaGTACCCACATAAACAGTGGCAGACAAAGTAcccacataaacagtgccagcagtgCCCCCAATTAACAATGTTAGTAGAGTGGCCCTCCATAAACAGTGGCAGCAGAGTACACCAAAATAAAAGTAGGAGCAGAGTACCAGAGTGACGccctataaacagtgtcagaAGAGTGCCCCCTCCATAAACAaagtcagcagagtgcccctaattAACAGTTGTAGAAAACTGCTTGTTGTTTATTTTCACTTTGCTGAAATTGTTTATAAGGGCAAAGTAcccacataaacagtgccagaaaagtacccacataaacagtgccagtaaagtacccacataaacagtgccagtaaaGTACCCACATAAACAGTGCTAGAAAAGTAcccacataaacagtgccaggaaagtacccacataaacagtgccagaaaagtacccacataaacagtgccaggaGGTGAATTGCATCTAGGGTTAATCTCCCCGGAGATGTGTCATCACTCTGAACGTCACACAACCAGGACAAGGTTCACTCTAAGTTTCAATTCCTGGTAAATGTAATTTCTTGCAACTGTTGTCAGCCATGGCGTCCGCTGATGTGAGAGACGAGCTGCTCTGCTCCATCTGTCTGAGCATTTATTCGGGTCCTGTAACCGTGAGATGTGGACACAACTTCTGCCGGGTCTGTATTGAACAGTTCCTGGATATACAGGACGGGTCTGGAGTTTATTCCTGTCCTGAATGTAGAGAAGAGTTCAAGGAACGTCCAGCGTTGGAGAAGAATCGGAAACTTTGTAACATAGTGGAGAGATTCTCGTATACTCAGTCCCGTCAGGAGGAGATCACCGGGATCTGCTGCACTTACTGTATTCACGCTCCTGTACCTGCTGTTAAATCCTGTCTGCTGTGTGAAGCTTCTCTGTGCGATAATCATCTGAGAGTTCACAGCAAGGCAGCAGAACATGTCCTAACTGGACCCAGCACTTCCCTGGAGAACAGAAAATGTTCAGTCCATAAGAAGATCCTGGAATATTACTGCCCTGAGGACGATGCTTGTATCTGTGTGTCCTGTAGTTTGATCGGAGAACATCAGGGACATCACATAGAGCTTCTAGATGTAGCTTCAGTCCAGAAGAAGGAGCAACTGAGAAAGGTCTTAGACAATCTATTCTCAAAGAGAGAAGGAAATGTGTCAAGGATTCAGGACTTATCTAACCACATAACCAATGTCCATGACAGAGCCGGGGCGGTAAGTCGGATTATTTCTggcctccttaaccccttcccgcaaaatcacgtacagttacgtcatgggagatggactgttcccgcatcttgacgtaactgtacgtcatggagatgaagctggctcaggagctgagccagcgacatcaccgtcgggtgacagctgtatgttacagctggcaccctgaggtatcggccaggaccggagctagcctccgatccgaccgattaacccctcacatgctgcgttgaatagcgatcgcagcatgtgaggagtttatagccaccggcgccccagcaacgtgatcgctgggttgccggtggctgcaaaggcgatcggagggctaatgcttacctcccggtccgccagcaacggaatcctaatatgccccgtcgtcggcggggcccaggaggcttccggtaccatcggcaagatggcgccggctcagcttccggctcagaagctgagccggcgtcatcagcagtgggtgtccgctgtatgttacagcggacaccccgatctatcgccaggaaccggagctagctccgattcctggcattaaccccttcgatgcagcgatccattgtgatcgctgcatcctagaggtttgtagcaaatcggcagccttgccacgcgatggcaaggctggcgactgctaccatggcaacaggagccctaacaatggactcctgtctgccattacgtaagctgattaggccccgcccagaggcggagcctgatcggcttgctgtcagtgaacaactgacagttctaatacattgcactacataggtagtgcaatgtattagaacatcaaacaaactgttggaccttcaagtcccctagtgggactaaagaaaagtgtcaaaaaaagtgtcaaaaaagtaaaaataaaagttgtaaaaaaaacaataaaagtttcaaataataacacaaaacacaatcgccctttttcccttatcaagtcatttattattgaaaaaaataataaagccatacatatttggtatcgcagcgaccgtaacgacctgaactataaaaatattatgttatttattccgtacagtgaacgccgtaaaaaaaataactaaaaaatactgacataattgctattttttggtcactttgtcttccaaaaattgaaataaaaagtgatcaaaaagtcgcatgtacctaagaatggtacctataaaaactataactcgtctcgctaaaaacaagccctcacacagctccgtcgacgaaaaatttaaaaccgttatggctctcacaacttggcgacagaaaaaatccattctctttacaaaagttattttattgtgcaaaaagttgtaaaacataaaaagtgctataaattaggtatcaccggaatcggactgacccgcagaataaaggtaacatgtaatttataacacgtggcgaacgctgtataaaaagaactaaaaaaatatgccagaattgctgttttttggtcacctggcctcccaaaaaaaaaaggataacaagtgatcaaaaagtcgcatgtaccccaaaatggtaccaataaaaactacagctcgtcccgcaaaaaaaaacagctctcataccactacgtctatgaaaaaataaaattagtcaaggcaccaataagccaggaaataaaaatatgcagttgtgcagcccgaggggaacatttcttctgtttcaagtggcgaattatcaaggcccctaaaattagggatccaggaaggggagggcccaaacatatctgctggaagtgagggcgcccgtattataccaggacaacacttcccagcaaaattccccaaacttcaaaggtgccgagtgcggaccaaaagggggataagtaaagaccatttattagtgcgacacctgcctgtgcagaaaggattgtgtcacagcataacacacatctatggattattttattgttttttttttaccccactataccacctgactatggcccttatatactccgcccgccttacatgtgcccccacattataaacggaa from Rhinoderma darwinii isolate aRhiDar2 chromosome 3, aRhiDar2.hap1, whole genome shotgun sequence carries:
- the LOC142748662 gene encoding E3 ubiquitin/ISG15 ligase TRIM25-like, which translates into the protein MASADVRDELLCSICLSIYSGPVTVRCGHNFCRVCIEQFLDIQDGSGVYSCPECREEFKERPALEKNRKLCNIVERFSYTQSRQEEITGICCTYCIHAPVPAVKSCLLCEASLCDNHLRVHSKAAEHVLTGPSTSLENRKCSVHKKILEYYCPEDDACICVSCSLIGEHQGHHIELLDVASVQKKEQLRKVLDNLFSKREGNVSRIQDLSNHITNVHDRAGAIWFHRMCETRDNYDRSPGMEIDETNGKQSVSF